The Hemibagrus wyckioides isolate EC202008001 linkage group LG15, SWU_Hwy_1.0, whole genome shotgun sequence genome window below encodes:
- the si:ch73-181d5.4 gene encoding death-inducer obliterator 1 isoform X1, with amino-acid sequence MGKQETDAPKEATKTWGFRRSTLARREFIEEIGNLDLITLTPRRNMRQPRGRGRGRGKQPGETTTNATKRARGGRRAVQTKQEPEPDGASHRLCLSQKTASDQAEDSDELTLRELQERARKRQRSEENSKGIDLNAETVNKDEEESRGLLQSEENVSSLFERMASSSLVLTQTQKSPLSVQEEEEQEKQNDADGDEEYSDPNAIYCICREKHNNRFMICCDRCSEWYHGDCVGISQARGHLLEKNGEDYICPSCSPCQSPIDFVNRQPALSKEALSSSSESLFTSSAGEERPSEDEGIKGKIRKSSTRSTKRRFKLFPPVEKATSEPKEQGTVREQDVGEEPEKEREDDTVEKVKEEAEGPKCIGPGCSNDALPESVYCGHQCIIRHAAVAMHGLSEPKAQPEIKNKPAPKPTLKIHNLGKLFKKKPAEKPAKVEEGRSKETGSTPAASLTPDPVHKALGEQQPAAIASSQFYKATSTKLEKETMESKPDKMPLTTRTETLTAPSEAPAAEKATDEPAPSAPALKKPASNPLPSRAKKTMPGSPRLAATRQLVNEVPQANKSVFTAPQKPCQSQEASNVPQASNSAPEVRVLPITPAPVPPSRSLQTHPNMQMRQNIRRSLTDILLKRVSDSDDLDIPKSEVEKLAVNIEREMFNMFYTTDNKYKIKYRSLLLSLKDPKNKSLFYQVVKGHITPFKLTRLSDQELQSVQESTANPLPRKEQPSPVCVDMEQPLSVSENKVVKADSVATSLSEGKLSLAQVRQAQVKKPSTAVSDIISSMLKDTTAEHKTHLFDLKCRICTGQISADQDPDAKILKKEEPKNEQEEKTPCDVPLTDTNPISAVPGDDSQVMESPASPTAEDCNAQKPQSDISPPVIPAVSIVTITRRDPRTAGYRSAPSVVSVPAPIPAPVPVPDPPKNLTTIPNTKETVEEPKADEYLQPPAPPPPPMLKSILMKPSAPSLPRFYTSPCLTTGLPSSHTPTDNETSNFLSRQDTIWKGFLNMQLVAKFVTKGCIISGSSEVLKKDLPDTVHIGGRILPQTVWEYVERVKTSLTKELSLIRFYPASDEEEVAYVSLFSYFNSRSRFGVVSNICNNIKDIYLIPLRANEPIPSILLPIDGPGLEQNHPNLLIGLAVCQKLKRPGAQMQDSDEKRPRIQTPQEVMNLSTNSAVPDVKHDEPYDPDIAISTTPPESPPSLRSHDSSSSSLNPPSGTSVLSNIPAMETPSVSTSTDVLKIMSSSVPSLYGTSSTSSTPLQTILNTIFGKKKQGPDFAVNSSETTHTALKEPSPKPSPAVDPIVQQYHQTPKTTVELDDNDRPYDPEEEYDPALGYQKLAPLKPLEMSKPKTLPPGANDGDGDDDRPYDPEEEYNLGKKVDSVHASNTKKYSATEPLLGTSAMKEDVAYDPEDDTVFEEMQNYLTDNKSANSEYGMSSTMSLSEQQKMLEDLNRQIEEQKRQLEEQEEALRIQRAAVGISMAHFSVSDALMSPPPRFGREPDEDMEKTLTASAVNLNRDPRQYRHLRQDAVSPSVKGLTEIVNEKRESSPSKCLANNSLEQDLSKNDQDMSLDKLNDKRSNNGDTTVFHSVRNSQKSTHVGASKQQERTSSSAENIQCSSSPSKDSGKTRQSCSSRRKYHISPQRRSRDRETRRSYLEKRRSDQSKDDGHRRRSRHSPQQSSRRSGSNRRTKERTSRERDRHHHRSTSSRHSTRDRQHSSSRSRSTRSRTSPEQGNNQANQKEKSASRQRNELNTESTDNTNKAASEQPQVQSDASQNVASGSGEPKISKTQKADITKPDTDQSSHTEQPSSDLPCGTQVQLEPKQNDCTSKANPLHREEFHENKPQSEKLSSKQGRNNRSHNTRHQRCSPRGNVLHNSETDFKHGIDEQSSRKESDHLPQKKPKIEREDFSETDVVYTRSSRKVWPQRPPHLRGNDPEMSPLQNPKSSFSVDDTLRPGDSIERVDLPQLESHMQRNIPPRDEFRPRAPEVQWRGPQHRMGGPRGPLQARIPRAPHPERFEGCRPAGPRGPRPRIFDDCGSSPDYGPRGPASEPRMFEDSGLRRFRPRGPSPVPRIFEGTSPHSSGPKRRILRPGMFEGPGSQSFGPRDECSDPDMHDGSFNFAESTQREFDQRDPHLEEFDDSWARDVPHQVDREPFLEIRHPRARGPPQQFRENVFECRDSEQVNFNDSRHCNRSFDEAEIGHLPRQYSDNSRDYGQNFADESFPNPQEPRGHRNLTPHPMRTQSPAHAPQRAHQFDDFRDQAIELETEEPHFAKPDIFVDGIGRERAAQLKGQHFNRPLNVRGPRAPSPHFRDQRMPPLRNTELPKDKSYSSHFSLPSTFKPPRSKVPNASEFQNPMQSRIRLDNPTEEPDIRPLRLSGPLLPTPPGGPIRFYKP; translated from the exons GTTCATGATCTGTTGTGATCGATGTAGCGAGTGGTATCATGGTGACTGTGTAGGCATCAGCCAGGCCCGTGGTCATCTCCTGGAGAAGAACGGAGAGGATTACATCTGTCCGTCCTGCTCTCCGTGCCAAAGTCCCATCGACTTCGTGAACCGGCAGCCCGCACTCTCTAAAGAGGCTCTGAGCTCCTCGTCCGAGAGCCTCTTCACCTCCTCGGCCGGAGAAGAACGACCCAGCGAGGACGAGGGCATTAAAGGGAAGATCAGAAAGTCGAGCACTCGCAGCACAAAGAGGAGATTCAAGCTCTTCCCACCG GTGGAGAAAGCCACATCAGAGCCCAAAGAACAAGGCACGGTGAGGGAGCAGGACGTGGGCGAGGAGCCGGAGAAGGAGCGGGAGGATGACACGGTGGAGAAAGTGAAGGAGGAGGCTGAGGGTCCTAAGTGTATCGGTCCAGGCTGTAGTAACGATGCTTTGCCTGAATCGGTGTACTGCGGCCATCAGTGCATCATCCGGCATGCTGCTGTGGCCATGCACGGTCTCTCAGAGCCCAAAGCGCAGCCTGAGATAAAAAACAAACCAGCACCTAAACCTACGCTAAAG ATCCACAATCTCGGAAAACTGTTCAAGAAGAAACCGGCGGAGAAGCCAGCCAAGGTTGAGGAGGGCAGAAGTAAGGAGACAGGATCTACCCCCGCTGCTTCTCTCACCCCTGACCCTGTTCACAAAGCATTGGGGGAGCAGCAACCCGCAGCAATCGCTTCATCACAGTTTTACAAAGCCA CATCAACAAAACTGGAAAAGGAGACTATGGAAAGCAAACCAGATAAAATGCCGCTCACTACTCGGACCGAGACCCTGACAGCTCCGTCAGAGGCCCCTGCTGCTGAAAAAGCCACAGATGAACCTGCTCCGTCGGCTCCAGCCCTCAAAAAACCTGCCTCTAATCCCCTTCCAAGCCGAGCCAAGAAGACCATGCCAGGTTCTCCTCGTCTAGCTGCAACCCGACAACTCGTGAACGAGGTTCCACAAGCCAACAAGAGCGTCTTTACTGCCCCACAAAAACCATGCCAGTCTCAAGAGGCTTCTAACGTACCCCAGGCGTCAAACTCAGCCCCAGAGGTTCGAGTCCTGCCCATCACTCCTGCTCCTGTCCCGCCGTCCAGATCTCTCCAAACTCATCCTAACATGCAGATGAGACAGAACATCAGGCGCTCTCTCACTGACATCTTGCTGAAAAG AGTGAGCGACAGCGATGATTTGGACATCCCTAAGAGTGAAGTTGAAAAGCTGGCTGTAAacattgagagagagatgttcaaCATGTTCTACACTACGGACAACAAGTACAAGATTAAATACAGATCTCTCCTCTTAAGCTTAAAAGACCCCAAGAACAAG AGTCTTTTCTACCAGGTTGTAAAAGGACACATCACGCCATTTAAACTAACCCGTCTGAGTGACCAGGAGCTTCAGTCTGTTCAG gAAAGTACAGCAAATCCTCTACCTCGGAAGGAACAACCGTCTCCTGTTTGTGTAGACATGGAGCAACCTCTGTCGGTGTCTGAAAACAAAGTGGTCAAAGCCGATAGCGTGGCCACATCATTATCA GAGGGGAAATTGTCTCTGGCTCAGGTCAGACAGGCCCAAGTAAAGAAACCCAGTACTGCTGTTTCAGACATCATCAGCAGCATGCTGAAAGACACTACAGCAGAACACAAAACTCACCTCTTTGACCTCAAATGCAGGATATGTACCG GTCAGATTTCTGCTGACCAGGACCCTGACGCTAAGATACTCAAAAAAGAGGAGCCAAAGAATGAACAGGAGGAAAAAACCCCATGTGACGTCCCTTTAACCGATACAAATCCTATATCTGCTGTGCCTGGAGATGATTCCCAGGTTATGGAGTCTCCTGCTTCTCCAACTGCAGAAGACTGTAACGCTCAGAAACCTCAGTCGGACATTTCTCCACCTGTAATCCCTGCGGTTTCCATAGTGACCATAACTAGAAGGGATCCACGGACTGCAGGATACCGTTCTGCACCTTCTGTCGTTTCCGTTCCTGCTCCcattcctgctcctgttcctgttccagACCCACCAAAGAATCTAACCACCATTCCAAACACCAAGGAGACGGTCGAGGAACCGAAGGCAGACGAGTATCTGCagccaccagcaccaccaccaccccccatGCTCAAGTCCATTTTGATGAAGCCCTCAGCTCCATCACTCCCAAGGTTTTACACTTCACCATGTCTAACCACAGG attgccGAGCTCTCATACTCCAACTGACAATGAGACAAGTAACTTCTTGTCCAGACAAGATACGATATGGAAAGGGTTTCTCAACATGCAGTTGGTGGCCAAGTTTGTTACAAAGGGATGCATAATCTCAGGATCGTCAGAAGTTCTGAAAAAG GATCTGCCAGATACTGTTCACATTGGTGGTCGGATTTTACCGCAAACAGTTTGGGAATATGTTGAGAGAGTAAAAACATCTCTAACAAAG GAGCTGTCTTTAATTCGCTTTTATCCGGCATCTGATGAAGAAGAGGTCGCATACGTCTCTCTGTTCTCGTATTTCAACAGTCGCAGCCGATTTGGAGTGGTTTCTAACATTTGTAACaatattaaagatatttatCTCATTCCTTTACGTGCAAATGAGCCAATTCCCTCTATACTGCTGCCAATAGATGGCCCAG GTCTTGAACAGAATCACCCCAATCTTCTAATTGGCCTGGCAGTTTGTCAGAAACTAAAGCGTCCTGGAGCACAGATGCAAGACTCTGATGAGAAACGACCAAGAATCCAGACACCACAGGAAGTGATGAACCTTTCCACCAATTCTGCAGTTCCTGATGTTAAACATGATGAGCCTTATGACCCAGATATCGCAATCAGCACTACACCACCTGAATCTCCACCATCTTTGAGATCACACGAttcatcttcttcctccttAAATCCTCCATCAGGAACATCAGTGCTTTCTAATATTCCTGCTATGGAAACTCCCTCAGTGTCCACCAGCACAGATGTTTTGAAGATCATGTCTTCCAGTGTCCCATCACTTTATGGCACCTCTTCCACCAGCAGTACACCGCTCCAAACCATTCTTAACACAATATTCGGTAAAAAGAAACAAGGCCCTGATTTTGCAGTGAATAGCAGTGAGACAACTCATACAGCATTAAAAGAACCATCTCCGAAACCTTCTCCAGCTGTAGACCCCATCGTTCAACAGTACCATCAGACTCCCAAGACTACAGTGGAATTGGATGATAATGATAGACCCTATGACCCTGAGGAAGAGTATGACCCAGCATTAGGATATCAAAAGCTGGCTCCCTTGAAACCACTTGAAATGTCAAAACCTAAAACATTACCTCCTGGTGCGAATGATGGTGATGGCGATGATGATAGACCCTATGATCCAGAAGAGGAATATAATTTGGGCAAAAAAGTGGATTCTGTCCATGCAAGTAATACTAAAAAATATTCAGCAACTGAACCATTATTAGGAACCTCTGCAATGAAGGAGGATGTAGCATATGATCCAGAGGATGACACTGTTTTTGAAGAGATGCAGAATTACCTTACAGATAATAAATCTGCAAACTCTGAATATGGGATGTCATCAACCATGTCGTTATCCGAGCAGCAGAAAATGTTGGAGGACTTGAACCGGCAGATAGAGGAACAGAAACGCCAGCttgaggagcaggaggaggctTTGCGTATTCAGAGAGCAGCCGTTGGGATTTCTATGGCCCATTTTTCTGTCTCTGACGCTCTCATGTCACCACCACCACGTTTTGGTAGGGAACCAGATGAGGATATGGAAAAAACACTAACTGCTTCAGCAGTCAATCTGAATAGAGATCCAAGGCAATATAGGCACTTGAGGCAGGATGCTGTTAGTCCATCAGTGAAGGGTCTTACTGAAATTGtaaatgaaaaaagagaaagttcTCCAAGCAAGTGTCTGGCAAACAATTCTCTAGAACAAGATTTGTCAAAAAATGATCAAGATATGTCATTAGATAAGTTAAATGACAAAAGGTCCAACAATGGTGATACAACAGTGTTTCATTCTGTGCGGAATTCACAGAAAAGTACACATGTCGGTGCATCTAAACAGCAAGAAAGAACCTCTTCGTCAGCTGAGAACATTCAATGCTCCAGTTCACCATCAAAAGATTCAGGCAAAACAAGACAAAGTTGTTCATCCAGGAGAAAATATCACATTTCTCCCCAAAGAAGATCCAGAGATCGTGAGACACGTAGGTCATACCTTGAGAAAAGAAGGTCTGATCAGTCAAAAGATGATGGACACCGCAGAAGAAGTAGACATTCTCCTCAACAGTCCTCCAGACGAAGCGGCAGTAATAGGCGCACGAAGGAAAGAACATCACGAGAGAGAGATCGGCACCATCACAGAAGTACATCGTCAAGACATAGTACAAGGGACAGGCAGCATTCGTCTTCAAGATCACGTTCAACTCGGAGTAGAACATCACCAGAACAAGGAAATAATCAGGCTAATCAAAAAGAGAAATCAGCATCAAGGCAGAGGAATGAGCTCAACACTGAATCAACAGACAATACAAACAAAGCAGCATCTGAGCAGCCTCAGGTTCAGAGCGATGCATCTCAAAATGTGGCTTCTGGAAGTGGAGAGCCAAAAATAAGCAAAACACAGAAAGCTGATATTACAAAACCTGACACTGATCAGTCCTCCCATACAGAGCAGCCATCTTCTGATCTACCTTGTGGTACTCAAGTGCAATTAGAACCAAAGCAAAACGATTGTACGTCCAAGGCAAATCCATTGCACAGAGAAGAGTTTCATGAAAACAAGCCGCAGTCTGAGAAACTGTCATCAAAGCAAGGTAGGAACAACAGATCCCATAATACCAGACATCAGCGTTGTAGTCCGAGAGGAAATGTATTACATAATAGTGAGACTGATTTTAAGCATGGTATAGATGAACAGTCATCACGGAAGGAGTCTGATCATCTCCCTCAGAAGAAACCtaaaatagagagagaagatTTCTCAGAGACTGATGTGGTTTATACCAGGAGTTCTCGAAAGGTTTGGCCACAAAGGCCACCACATTTACGAGGAAATGATCCAGAAATGAGTCCACTCCAAAATCCGAAAAGTAGTTTCTCAGTGGATGACACGTTACGTCCTGGAGACTCAATCGAACGTGTTGATTTGCCGCAGCTGGAAAGTCATATGCAAAGAAATATCCCTCCAAGAGATGAGTTTAGACCAAGAGCACCCGAGGTTCAGTGGAGAGGCCCACAGCATAGGATGGGTGGTCCGAGAGGCCCACTCCAGGCAAGGATTCCCAGAGCTCCACATCCTGAGCGATTTGAAGGCTGTAGACCTGCAGGTCCAAGAGGTCCAAGACCAAGAATATTTGATGATTGTGGGTCATCTCCAGACTATGGACCAAGGGGTCCAGCCTCTGAACCTAGAATGTTTGAGGACTCTGGGCTCCGAAGATTTAGACCAAGGGGGCCGAGCCCAGTTCCTCGGATATTTGAGGGAACTTCACCTCACTCTTCTGGACCTAAGCGACGAATCCTAAGACCTGGAATGTTTGAGGGTCCTGGATCACAAAGTTTTGGTCCTAGAGATGAATGCTCAGATCCTGATATGCATGATGGTTCGTTTAACTTTGCAGAGTCAACGCAAAGAGAGTTTGACCAAAGAGACCCTCATTTAGAAGAGTTTGATGATTCATGGGCACGTGATGTACCTCACCAAGTTGATAGAGAACCATTTTTAGAAATCAGACATCCTAGAGCACGTGGCCCACCTCAACAGTTTCGTGAAAATGTGTTTGAATGTAGAGATTCAGAGCAAGTAAATTTTAATGACTCAAGACACTGTAATCGTTCATTCGATGAGGCAGAAATAGGGCACCTACCACGTCAGTATTCAGACAATTCAAGGGATTATGGTCAGAATTTTGCTGATGAAAGTTTTCCAAATCCACAAGAACCAAGAGGTCATCGAAATCTGACTCCTCATCCTATGCGAACCCAGAGTCCAGCACATGCTCCTCAAAGAGCTCACCAGTTTGATGACTTTAGAGATCAAGCAATAGAACTGGAAACAGAGGAGCCACATTTTGCAAAGCCTGATATTTTTGTAGATGGTATAGGTCGTGAAAGAGCTGCTCAACTAAAAGGTCAGCACTTTAACCGACCTCTAAATGTCAGGGGTCCAAGAGCACCATCCCCTCATTTTCGTGACCAGAGGATGCCTCCTCTCCGGAACACCGAATTGCCCAAGGATAAATCATATTCTTCCCATTTTTCATTGCCGTCCACCTTCAAACCTCCAAGGTCAAAGGTGCCTAATGCAAGTGAGTTTCAAAACCCAATGCAATCACGGATCCGGCTTGATAACCCAACTGAGGAGCCAGATATTCGCCCTTTGCGGCTGTCTGGCCCTTTGCTTCCAACACCCCCTGGTGGCCCGATAAGATTTTACAAGCCCTAG